From the genome of Triticum aestivum cultivar Chinese Spring chromosome 3B, IWGSC CS RefSeq v2.1, whole genome shotgun sequence, one region includes:
- the LOC123064926 gene encoding lecithin-cholesterol acyltransferase-like 1, whose translation MAIPLLLAQLLLAVALAAVQAAPGLHPVVLVPGYGTNELDARLTELYQPSSPGCGARKGEGWFRLYLNYSALQDPANVPCFAEQMSSVYDPAADDYSNVAGVETRVPFFGSTQAFRYPDPDRKNFSYMSTFVERLEKMGYRDGETMFGAPYDFRYAVAPVGRPSSIGDAFFRALKGLVERASGLNGGRPVVIATHSFGGQLAHQFLVRQTRAWRQQFVRRFVPIAASWGGVVLGMLTLVSGNNMGLPFVEPRALLRQGRSLQTSLWILPSPAAFGTATPLATTKSRNYSAGDVADYLVAIGFGEAVGPYESRVLPLFGGELPHPGVPVTSVIGVGVGTPERIDYPRDDFDATPSVVAGDGDGVVNLASLVAVQTPWSRHGGDFTLVKVSNMSHNDLLVDDRALDIIVREIQRAD comes from the exons ATGGCGATCCCGTTGCTTCTTGCCCAGTTACTACTGGCAGTGGCACTAGCAGCGGTGCAAGCGGCGCCGGGCTTGCACCCCGTGGTCCTGGTGCCGGGCTACGGCACCAACGAGCTGGACGCGCGGCTCACCGAGCTCTACCAGCCGTCGTCGCCGGGCTGCGGGGCGCGCAAGGGGGAGGGGTGGTTCCGCCTCTACCTCAACTACTCCGCCCTCCAGGACCCCGCCAACGTGCCGTGCTTCGCGGAGCAGATGAGCTCCGTGTACGACCCCGCCGCCGACGACTACTCCAACGTCGCCGGAGTGGAGACGCGCGTCCCCTTCTTCGGCTCCACCCAAGCCTTCCGCTATCCCGATCCAGATCGCAA GAACTTCTCCTACATGAGCACGTTCGTGGAGAGGTTGGAGAAGATGGGGTACCGCGACGGCGAGACCATGTTCGGCGCGCCCTACGACTTCCGGTACGCCGTCGCGCCGGTGGGGCGCCCGTCCAGCATCGGCGACGCCTTCTTCCGGGCGCTCAAGGGCCTCGTCGAGAGGGCGagcgggctcaacggcggcaggcCGGTGGTGATCGCCACCCACAGCTTCGGCGGCCAGCTGGCGCACCAGTTCCTCGTCCGCCAGACGCGGGCCTGGCGCCAGCAGTTCGTGCGGCGCTTCGTACCCATCGCCGCCTCGTGGGGTGGCGTCGTCCTGGGGATGCTGACGCTCGTCTCCGGGAACAACATGGGCCTGCCGTTCGTGGAGCCGCGCGCGCTGCTGCGGCAGGGCAGGAGCCTGCAGACCAGCCTGTGGATACTGCCCAGCCCGGCCGCCTTCGGCACCGCGACGCCATTGGCGACCACCAAGAGCAGGAACTACTCAGCCGGCGACGTGGCGGACTACCTCGTCGCCATCGGGTTTGGCGAGGCCGTCGGGCCGTACGAGTCCCGCGTGCTGCCGCTGTTCGGCGGGGAGCTGCCGCATCCCGGGgtgccggtgacctccgtcatCGGGGTCGGGGTGGGGACGCCGGAAAGGATAGACTACCCCCGGGATGACTTCGACGCAACGCCGTCCGTGGTCGCCGGGGATGGCGACGGGGTGGTGAACCTGGCGAGCCTCGTGGCGGTGCAGACGCCGTGGAGCCGCCATGGCGGGGATTTTACGCTGGTCAAGGTGTCCAACATGTCGCATAATGACCTTCTGGTGGATGATCGAGCGCTCGACATCATCGTCCGAGAGATTCAACGGGCTGATTAG
- the LOC123064927 gene encoding uncharacterized protein has product MSDTNATSASQEENVLKRKSDDVGWEYGSLADASNKDKVKYMFCNHVSTGGVYRHKQHVAHIGNAVVKCKKSSQEAKDRCKKSLEDASNKRREKTAREQELKQSVNISRVGDEEVAHIGRTEPHKLGPIDKWARPIDPKLTQAEALHQQKINKEFWKKRTHEVQQYVARWVYNHAIPFNACDNDDFKLMCEAIGRFGPGFEPPSKHDLRETLLSEEHARVKSLLQERDAEKMKNGCSIMTDAWSDRKRRSIMNLCTNSADGSSFIRSSEMSAVSHTSEVIFQLVDEAIEEVGPENVVQVVTDNASNNMGAKKMLLEKRPNMFWSSCATHTINLMLQGIGDLPRFSKVLEKSKSIHYLCLWAHTDLGLHETLLFRERDHKARGH; this is encoded by the exons ATGTCCGACACAAATGCAACATCGGCATCGCAGGAAGAGAATGTCCTTAAGAGAAAGTCAGATGATGTGGGATGGGAGTACGGGAGTCTAGCTGATGCTTCCAACAAGGATAAAGTGAAGTATATGTTCTGTAACCATGTGAGCACGGGAGGTGTTTATCGTCACAAGCAGCATGTGGCTCATATTGGTAATGCTGTGGTCAAATGCAAGAAAAGCTCTCAGGAAGCTAAAGACAGGTGCAAGAAATCTCTTGAGGATGCATCTAATAAGAGGAGGGAAAAGACTGCCCGTGAGCAAGAGCTCAAACAAAGTGTGAACATTTCTCGCGTTGGAGATGAAGAAGTTGCTCATATCGGAAGAACGGAGCCACACAAATTAGGTCCTATTGACAAGTGGGCACGGCCTATTGATCCTAAATTGACTCAAGCCGAAGCCTTGCATCAACAGAAGATAAACAAGGAATTTTGGAAAAAGAGAACACATGAAGTGCAACAGTATGTGGCTAGATGGGTGTACAATCATG CTATACCATTCAATGCTTGTGACAACGATGATTTCAAGTTAATGTGTGAAGCCATTGGGAGGTTTGGTCCTGGATTTGAGCCGCCATCTAAACATGACCTTCGAGAGACTTTGCTGAGTGAGGAACATGCAAGAGTGAAGAGTTTGCTGCAAGAACGTGATGCTGAAAAGATGAAGAATGGCTGCTCCATTATGACTGATGCTTGGTCAGATAGGAAGAGGAGAAGCATAATGAACTTGTGCACAAACAGTGCTGATGGTTCTAGTTTTATAAGGTCGAGTGAGATGTCGGCTGTGTCGCACACAAGTGAAGTCATCTTCCAATTAGTGGATGAAGCAATTGAAGAAGTAGGTCCTGAAAATGTGGTCCAAGTAGTGACTGATAATGCTTCTAATAACATGGGGGCAAAGAAGATGTTGTTGGAGAAGCGGCCGAACATGTTTTGGAGCTCTTGTGCGACGCACACCATTAACTTGATGTTGCAAGGAATTGGCGATCTGCCAAGGTTTAGTAAGGTACTTGAAAAAAGCAAAAGCATTCACTATCTTTGTCTATGGGCACACACGGACCTTGGACTGCATGAGACACTTCTCTTCAGGGAAAGAGATCATAAGGCCAGGGGTCACTAG